The following are encoded together in the Magnetospirillum gryphiswaldense MSR-1 v2 genome:
- a CDS encoding enoyl-CoA hydratase/isomerase family protein: MSESLIIVQRGPTRFITMNRADRHNAFDDLLIAELTEAFQAAIDDADSRIIVLDATGKSFSAGADLNWMKRMAEYDHAQNLADSRALAKLMQTIDSAPKPVIGVVQGSAYGGGVGLAACCDMVVCADSASFCLSEVKLGLIPAVISPYVVRAIGGRAARRYFQTAETFSAAKAAELGLVSEVVPLDQLTEVRDRWIKALSANGPKAMEAAKELAVRAAEQELNDDLRDWTAGRIATIRASDEGREGVRAFLEKRKAGWIGG, encoded by the coding sequence ATGAGCGAGTCCCTGATCATCGTCCAACGGGGCCCGACCCGCTTCATCACCATGAACCGGGCCGACCGCCACAACGCCTTCGACGACCTGCTGATCGCCGAGTTGACCGAGGCCTTCCAGGCAGCCATCGATGACGCCGACAGTCGCATCATCGTGCTGGACGCCACCGGCAAAAGCTTTTCCGCCGGCGCCGACCTTAACTGGATGAAGCGCATGGCCGAATACGACCACGCGCAGAATCTGGCCGATTCGCGGGCCTTGGCCAAGTTGATGCAAACCATCGACAGCGCGCCCAAGCCGGTCATCGGCGTCGTCCAGGGCTCGGCCTATGGCGGCGGTGTCGGCCTCGCCGCCTGCTGCGACATGGTGGTGTGCGCCGACAGCGCCAGTTTCTGCCTGTCGGAAGTCAAGCTGGGCCTGATCCCCGCCGTCATCTCGCCTTACGTGGTCCGCGCCATCGGTGGCCGCGCGGCAAGGCGCTATTTCCAGACCGCCGAGACCTTCAGCGCCGCCAAGGCGGCGGAACTGGGTCTGGTGTCGGAAGTGGTGCCCCTGGACCAGTTGACAGAGGTGCGCGACCGCTGGATCAAGGCACTGTCGGCCAACGGCCCCAAGGCCATGGAAGCGGCCAAGGAACTGGCCGTGCGCGCCGCCGAGCAGGAATTGAACGACGATTTACGCGACTGGACCGCCGGACGCATCGCCACCATCCGCGCCTCGGACGAGGGGCGCGAGGGGGTGCGGGCCTTTCTGGAAAAGCGCAAAGCCGGCTGGATCGGGGGATAA
- a CDS encoding carboxyl transferase domain-containing protein: protein MSVIKSAINPRSDEFRANAEATGRVIDDMRKVVAEIKQGGGKVASDRHESRGKLLARERIRRLLDVGSPFLELSQLAAYGMYSGDIAAAGIITGIGAIQGQECMIVANDPTVKGGSYYPVTVKKHLRAQEIARENNLPCVYLVESGGANLPQQDEVFPDKEHFGRIFYNQAQMSADGIPQISVVHGSCTAGGAYIPAMSDESIIVKNQGTIFLGGPPLVKAATGEIVTAEDLGGADVHCRVSGVTDHYALDDGHALAIARRVIGNLNRTKPVSLDIATPEEPRYDPKEIYGIIPADPRKPYDVREIIARIVDGSRFDEFKQFYGQTLVCGFARIWGYPVGIVANNGILFSESAVKGAHFVELCAQRGIPLVFLQNITGFMVGKKYESGGIAKDGAKMVTAVACANVPKFTVLIGGSFGAGNYGMCGRAFQPRMLWMWPTGRISVMGGEQAAGVLAQIKKDSMAAKGEDWASADMEAFKAPIRAQYETQGHPYYAGARLWDDGLIDPADTRMVLGLGISASLNAPIKPTKFGVFRM, encoded by the coding sequence AAGCAAGGCGGCGGCAAGGTGGCCAGCGACCGCCACGAATCGCGCGGCAAGCTGCTGGCGCGCGAACGCATCCGCCGTCTGCTCGACGTCGGCTCGCCCTTCCTTGAGCTGTCGCAACTGGCCGCTTACGGCATGTATTCCGGCGACATCGCCGCTGCCGGCATCATCACCGGCATCGGCGCCATCCAGGGCCAGGAATGCATGATCGTCGCCAACGATCCCACCGTGAAGGGTGGATCGTATTATCCGGTGACGGTGAAAAAGCATCTGCGGGCCCAGGAAATCGCCCGCGAAAACAACCTGCCTTGCGTCTATCTGGTGGAATCGGGCGGCGCCAACCTGCCGCAGCAGGACGAGGTTTTTCCCGACAAAGAGCATTTCGGCCGCATTTTCTATAACCAGGCGCAGATGTCGGCGGACGGCATCCCGCAAATCTCGGTGGTGCACGGCTCGTGCACGGCGGGCGGCGCCTACATCCCGGCCATGAGCGACGAATCCATCATCGTCAAGAACCAGGGCACCATCTTCCTGGGCGGACCGCCCTTGGTCAAGGCCGCCACCGGCGAGATCGTCACCGCCGAGGATTTGGGCGGCGCCGACGTGCATTGCCGGGTGTCGGGCGTCACCGACCATTACGCGCTGGACGACGGCCACGCTTTGGCCATCGCCCGGCGCGTCATCGGCAACCTCAACCGCACCAAGCCGGTCAGCCTCGACATCGCCACGCCGGAAGAGCCGCGTTACGACCCCAAGGAAATCTACGGCATCATCCCCGCCGACCCGCGCAAGCCCTATGACGTGCGCGAAATCATCGCCCGCATCGTCGACGGTTCGCGCTTCGACGAGTTCAAGCAATTCTACGGCCAGACCCTGGTCTGCGGCTTCGCCCGCATCTGGGGCTATCCGGTGGGCATCGTCGCCAATAACGGCATTTTGTTCTCGGAATCCGCCGTCAAGGGCGCCCATTTCGTCGAATTGTGCGCCCAGCGCGGTATTCCTTTGGTGTTCTTGCAGAACATCACCGGCTTCATGGTCGGCAAGAAGTACGAATCGGGCGGCATCGCCAAGGATGGCGCCAAGATGGTCACCGCCGTGGCCTGCGCCAACGTGCCCAAATTCACCGTCCTCATCGGCGGCTCGTTCGGCGCCGGCAATTACGGCATGTGCGGGCGCGCCTTCCAACCGCGCATGCTGTGGATGTGGCCCACGGGCCGCATCTCGGTGATGGGCGGCGAACAGGCGGCGGGCGTCCTGGCCCAGATCAAGAAGGATTCCATGGCGGCCAAGGGCGAGGATTGGGCCAGTGCGGACATGGAGGCGTTCAAGGCCCCCATCCGCGCCCAGTACGAAACCCAGGGCCACCCCTATTATGCCGGGGCACGGCTGTGGGATGACGGCCTGATCGACCCCGCCGACACCCGCATGGTGCTGGGACTGGGGATTTCCGCTTCGCTCAACGCCCCCATCAAACCGACCAAGTTCGGCGTGTTCAGGATGTAA